In a single window of the Diospyros lotus cultivar Yz01 chromosome 10, ASM1463336v1, whole genome shotgun sequence genome:
- the LOC127811152 gene encoding uncharacterized protein LOC127811152 yields MLYLYLGVSDKAVSAVLIKKEGPVDRPMYYVSKVLQGPETRYPFTEKVALALLNASRKLRPYFQAHSINVLTNQPLRSILQKPECSGRLTKWSIELSEYDIHFQPRQAIKGQALADFIVECTPSKEPKEENRIEWLLFVDGAASSQGSRAGVVLIPPEGESLEYSLRFAFPSSNNVAEYEALITGLKLARKLEVAQLVAHSDSQLIVQQYYGEYETREPVMGQYLQKVRTLVQLFESFQLMQINRSLNGHADALSKLASTKETTGRTVYVEVLQRPSIDEPEVACIENDNDWRTPFYKYLTMGELPADPKEARKVKIRGAHFTVIDGTLYKRAYTMPLLKCLGPQETDYTLAEVHSGVCGEHLEGRALAAKILRADFFWPTLQQDAQTKVRECDKCQRHAPIHSAPISQLQPTLQPIPFAQWGLDILGPFPRATGQRKFLLVATDYFTKWIEAEALATISARKVEAMVWKDIICRFGVPRIINTDHGKQFDCDSFRIFCKGLDIQLRISSVAYPQANRQAEISNRTILHGLKTRLEGSKGAWVNELPTVLWAYRTTSRVSTGETPFNLVYGTEALIPVEISCKSPRLDAYDKSGNSNNSDALKENLDLIEEQRDRAAVRIAVYHKRVAHYYNSRVKSRPLKEGDLILRKSIITNALREDGKFRANWERPYRIQEMIGPSTCILQTLQGETMSKTWSTNHLKLYSPPDM; encoded by the coding sequence atgttatatttgtacCTGGGTGTAAGTGACAAAGCGGTGAGTGCAGTGTTGATTAAGAAGGAAGGACCGGTGGACCGGCCGATGTACTATGTCAGTAAGGTTCTACAAGGCCCAGAAACACGTTATCCCTTCACTGAAAAGGTGGCGCTGGCCTTGCTAAATGCCTCCAGAAAATTGAGGCCGTACTTCCAAGCCCATTCCATCAACGTACTGACGAACCAACCACTGCGGAGCATCTTACAAAAACCTGAATGTTCTGGTCGtctcaccaaatggtccattgagttgagCGAGTATGACATACACTTCCAGCCTAGACAAGCCATAAAAGGGCAAGCGTTGGCAGATTTTATTGTTGAATGTACTCCCTCTAAAGAACCCAAAGAAGAGAACAGAATAGAATGGCTATTGTTCGTAGATGGGGCCGCCAGTTCACAAGGGAGTAGAGCTGGAGTAGTGCTTATCCCACCAGAAGGAGAATCCCTTGAATACTCTTTGAGATTTGCTTTTCCAAGCTCGAACAATGTGGCCGAGTATGAGGCACTAATTACCGGTCTAAAGTTAGCCCGAAAGCTTGAAGTAGCGCAATTGGTAGCgcatagtgattctcagttgattgtTCAACAATACTACGGGGAGTACGAGACTAGAGAGCCGGTCATGGGACAATACCTGCAAAAAGTTAGGACACTTGTGCAATTGTTCGAAAGTTTCCAGTTAATGCAGATCAACAGATCCCTCAATGGTCATGCGGATGCCTTATCCAAATTGGCATCCACCAAAGAAACCACTGGGAGAACAGTATATGTAGAAGTCCTTCAGCGACCTAGTATAGACGAGCCTGAGGTAGCATGCATTGAGAATGATAACGACTGGAGAACCcctttttacaaatatttaacCATGGGAGAATTGCCAGCAGACCCGAAGGAGGCCcgaaaagttaaaattagagGGGCTCATTTCACAGTGATTGATGGAACTCTTTACAAACGAGCTTACACTATGCCGCTCCTCAAATGCTTAGGTCCCCAGGAAACTGATTACACCTTGGCTGAAGTTCATAGCGGAGTATGCGGTGAGCATCTCGAAGGAAGGGCCCTAGCAGCCAAAATCCTAAGGGCAgatttcttttggcccacgTTACAACAGGATGCCCAAACGAAGGTCAGGGAGTGTGATAAATGTCAAAGGCACGCTCCGATTCATTCCGCTCCAATATCGCAATTACAGCCCACATTACAGCCTATCCCCTTCGCTCAATGGGGCCTGGATATTCTCGGCCCATTCCCACGAGCTACGGGGCAAAGGAAATTTCTTCTGGTAGCAACAGATTATTTCACCAAGTGGATTGAAGCAGAAGCCCTAGCCACTATCAGCGCTAGGAAAGTAGAAGCTATGGTGTGGAAAGACATTATATGCCGGTTTGGTGTCCCACGAATCATCAACACTGATCATGGAAagcaatttgactgtgattcttTTCGAATTTTCTGCAAAGGCCTAGATATTCAGCTAAGGATTTCTTCAGTGGCATATCCCCAGGCAAATAGACAAGCCGAAATTAGCAACAGAACAATTTTACATGGTTTGAAAACTCGGCTGGAAGGCTCAAAGGGAGCATGGGTTAATGAATTGCCTACCGTCCTATGGGCCTACCGAACAACCAGCCGAGTCTCAACGGGCGAAACGCCCTTTAACTTGGTGTATGGGACAGAAGCTTTGATTCCAGTAGAAATCTCGTGCAAGTCACCCCGATTGGACGCTTATGATAAAAGTGGCAACTCAAATAACTCTGATGCACTGAAAGAAAATCTTGATCTCATCGAGGAACAGAGAGACAGGGCAGCTGTACGAATTGCTGTTTATCATAAAAGGGTGGCCCATTATTACAACTCTCGAGTAAAGAGCCGGCCTCTCAAGGAAGGAGATTTGATCCTCAGAAAGTCGATCATCACCAATGCACTAAGAGAGGATGGAAAATTTCGGGCAAACTGGGAAAGGCCGTATCGcattcaagaaatgataggCCCTAGTACATGTATTCTCCAAACACTCCAAGGTGAAACCATGAGCAAAACATGGAGTACAAATCACCTGAAATTGTACTCTCCTCCTGACATGTAA